In Gadus macrocephalus chromosome 4, ASM3116895v1, the following proteins share a genomic window:
- the LOC132455271 gene encoding zinc finger protein 431-like: MASHNGELQILSVYGKGEGPLAVDGWWKVSLNNANMIVHMRTRPDEKPYGCDQCKKRYIREDFLKIHMRTCSGERPYSCDQCTKSFSQLNVLKNHMRTHTGEKPYSCDQCTKSFSRSNVLKNHMRTHSGEKPYSCDQCTKRFSQREHLKGHMKTHTGEKPYSCDQCMKRFMRKDALKNHISTHSSEKPYGCDQCTKRYGRSSSLWSHMRTHTGPHVAPCGHGEKPYSCDQCTMRFSQQNHLKSHMRTHKPYRCDQCTKSFSQSNDLKIHMRTHSREKPCRCDQCTKRFSLKGMLKIHMRTHTGEKPYRCDQCTKCFSQSSSLKVHMKTHTG; this comes from the coding sequence atggccAGTCACAACGGGGAGCTGCAGATCCTAagcgtctacggaaaaggggagggcccactggcggtggatgGTTGGTGGAAGGTTTCTCTcaacaatgccaatatgatcgtACACATGAGGACCCGACCAGACGAGAAGCCGTacgggtgcgaccaatgcaaGAAGCGCTACATACGGGAAGACttcctgaagatccacatgaggacttgCTCTGGGGAGAGgccctacagctgtgaccaatgcacgaagagcttcagtcAGCTAAACGTactgaagaaccacatgaggactcacaccggggagaaaccctacagctgtgaccaatgcacgaagagcttcagtcGAAGTAACGtcctgaagaaccacatgagaacgcactccggggagaagccctacagctgtgaccaatgcacaaagcgcttcagtcaaaGAGAACACCTGAAGGgccacatgaagactcacaccggcgagaagccctacagctgtgaccaatgcatgaagcgcttCATGCGGAAAGACGCTCTGAAGAACCACATTAGTACGCACTCCAGCGAGAAGCCCTacgggtgcgaccaatgcacgaaACGCTACGGCCGGAGCTCGTCCCTGtggagccacatgaggactcacacgggtcctcatgtggctccgtgtggacacggggagaagccctacagctgtgaccaatgcacgatgcgcttcagtcagcaaaaccacctgaagagccacatgaggactcacaagccctacaggtgtgaccaatgcacgaagagcttcagtcAGAGCAACGatctgaagatccacatgagaacgcactccagggagaagccctgcaggtgtgaccaatgcacgaagcgcttcagtttGAAAGGCAtgctgaagatccacatgaggactcacaccggcgagaagccctacaggtgtgaccaatgcacgaagtgcttcagccAGAGCTCGTCCCTGAAAGTccacatgaagactcacaccGGCTAG